From one Enterobacter kobei genomic stretch:
- the fdnG gene encoding formate dehydrogenase-N subunit alpha — protein sequence MQVSRRQFFKICAGGMAGTTAAALGFAPGVALAETRQYKLLRTRETRNTCTYCSVGCGLLMYSLGDGAKNAKASIFHIEGDPDHPVNRGALCPKGAGLVDFIHSESRLKYPEYRAPGSDKWQRISWDEAFDRIAKLMKEDRDANYIAKNAEGTTVNRWLSTGMLCASAASNETGYLSQKFTRALGMLAVDNQARVUHGPTVASLAPTFGRGAMTNHWVDMKNANLIVVMGGNAAEAHPVGFRWAMEAKIHNGAKLIVIDPRFTRTASVADFYAPIRPGTDIAFLSGVILYLLTNEKYNREYTEAYTNASLIVREDFGFDDGLFTGYDADKRQYDRATWNYELDERGFAKRDTTLTHPRCVWNMMKKHVSRYTPDVVENICGTPKADFLKVCEYIAETSVHDKTASFLYALGWTQHSVGAQNIRTMAMIQLLLGNMGMAGGGVNALRGHSNIQGLTDLGLLTQSLPGYMTLPNDKQADLQTYLAGNTTKPLLENQVNYWSNYPKFFVSLMKAFYGDKATAENSWGFDWLPKWDKGYDVLQYFEMMNEGKVNGYLCQGFNPVASFPNKNKVIASLSKLKFLVTIDPLNTETSTFWQNHGEQNDVDPSTIQTEVFRLPSTCFAEENGSIVNSGRWLQWHWKGADAPGEALNDGEILAGIFMRLRKMYATEGGANPEQVLNMSWNYLTPENPSAEEVAMESNGKALADIIDPVTGDVLAKKGNQLSSFAHLRDDGTTSSGCWIFAGSWTPDGNQMARRDNADPSGLGNTLGWAWAWPLNRRILYNRASADPQGKPWDPKRQLLSYANGKWVGADIPDYNTAPPGSDVGPFIMLQEGVGRLFAIDKMAEGPFPEHYEPFETPLGTNPLHPNVISNPAARIFKGDADALGKADKFPYVGTTYRLTEHFHYWTKHALLNAIAQPEQFVEIGEKLAGKLGITQGDTVRVSSNRGYIKAKAVVTKRIRTLNVNGQQVDTIGIPIHWGYQGVAKKGFIANTLTPFVGDANTQTPEFKAFLVNVEKV from the coding sequence ATGCAGGTCAGCAGAAGGCAGTTCTTTAAGATCTGCGCTGGCGGTATGGCAGGCACGACGGCAGCAGCGCTGGGCTTTGCCCCTGGCGTAGCGCTGGCGGAAACGCGGCAGTACAAACTGTTGCGTACCCGTGAAACCCGAAACACCTGCACATATTGCTCTGTCGGCTGTGGGCTATTGATGTACAGCCTCGGCGACGGCGCGAAAAACGCAAAAGCGTCCATTTTCCATATCGAAGGCGACCCGGATCACCCGGTTAACCGTGGTGCACTGTGCCCGAAAGGTGCCGGTCTGGTGGACTTTATCCACTCCGAATCACGCCTGAAATATCCGGAATATCGCGCGCCAGGCTCTGATAAATGGCAGCGTATCAGCTGGGATGAGGCGTTTGATCGCATCGCTAAGCTGATGAAAGAAGATCGTGATGCCAACTATATTGCGAAAAACGCAGAAGGCACCACCGTCAACCGCTGGCTCTCGACCGGTATGCTTTGCGCATCCGCCGCCAGCAACGAAACCGGCTATTTATCCCAGAAGTTTACCCGCGCACTCGGCATGTTAGCCGTCGATAACCAGGCGCGTGTCTGACACGGACCAACGGTAGCAAGTCTTGCTCCAACATTTGGTCGCGGTGCGATGACCAACCACTGGGTCGACATGAAGAACGCCAACCTCATCGTAGTGATGGGTGGGAATGCGGCTGAAGCACATCCGGTGGGATTCCGCTGGGCGATGGAAGCCAAAATCCATAACGGCGCGAAGCTGATTGTGATTGATCCGCGCTTTACGCGCACGGCCTCGGTCGCCGATTTCTATGCGCCGATCCGCCCCGGTACTGACATAGCCTTCCTGTCAGGCGTGATCCTGTACCTGCTCACCAACGAAAAATACAACCGCGAATATACCGAAGCCTATACCAACGCCAGCCTGATCGTGCGTGAAGATTTCGGCTTCGACGATGGCCTGTTTACCGGTTATGACGCGGACAAACGCCAGTACGACCGGGCGACGTGGAACTACGAACTGGATGAACGCGGCTTTGCAAAACGCGACACCACGCTGACGCACCCGCGCTGCGTGTGGAACATGATGAAGAAACACGTCTCCCGCTACACGCCGGACGTGGTTGAAAACATCTGTGGTACGCCAAAAGCCGACTTCCTGAAAGTCTGCGAATACATTGCGGAAACCAGCGTTCACGATAAGACCGCCTCGTTCCTGTATGCCCTCGGCTGGACACAACACTCCGTCGGCGCACAGAACATCCGTACGATGGCGATGATCCAGTTGCTGCTCGGCAACATGGGGATGGCAGGCGGCGGCGTTAACGCCCTGCGCGGTCACTCCAACATTCAGGGTCTGACCGACCTCGGCCTGCTGACGCAGAGTCTGCCGGGTTACATGACGCTGCCGAATGATAAACAAGCCGATCTGCAAACCTATCTGGCGGGTAACACCACCAAACCGCTGCTGGAAAATCAGGTCAACTACTGGAGCAACTACCCGAAATTCTTCGTCTCGCTGATGAAAGCCTTCTATGGCGACAAAGCGACGGCAGAGAACAGCTGGGGCTTTGACTGGTTGCCGAAGTGGGATAAAGGCTACGACGTTCTGCAATATTTCGAGATGATGAACGAGGGCAAGGTTAACGGCTATCTTTGCCAGGGCTTTAACCCGGTCGCTTCTTTCCCGAATAAAAACAAAGTGATCGCGTCGCTGTCGAAACTGAAATTCCTGGTGACTATCGATCCGCTGAACACCGAGACCTCTACCTTCTGGCAGAACCACGGTGAGCAGAACGACGTGGATCCGTCCACCATCCAGACCGAAGTGTTCCGTCTGCCGTCCACCTGCTTCGCGGAAGAAAACGGCTCTATCGTTAACTCCGGTCGCTGGCTGCAATGGCACTGGAAAGGCGCGGATGCCCCAGGCGAAGCGCTGAACGACGGCGAGATCCTGGCGGGTATTTTCATGCGTCTGCGCAAGATGTACGCCACAGAAGGTGGGGCGAATCCGGAACAGGTGCTGAACATGTCCTGGAACTACCTGACGCCGGAAAACCCGTCGGCGGAAGAAGTCGCCATGGAAAGTAACGGCAAAGCGCTGGCGGATATTATCGATCCGGTCACCGGCGATGTGCTGGCGAAAAAAGGCAACCAGCTGAGTTCCTTTGCGCACCTGCGCGACGATGGCACCACTTCCAGCGGTTGCTGGATCTTCGCCGGTAGCTGGACGCCGGATGGCAACCAGATGGCGCGCCGCGATAACGCCGATCCGTCGGGCCTCGGCAATACGCTGGGCTGGGCATGGGCGTGGCCGCTGAACCGCCGTATCCTGTATAACCGCGCCTCCGCGGACCCGCAGGGTAAACCCTGGGATCCGAAACGCCAGCTGTTGTCTTACGCTAACGGCAAATGGGTCGGGGCTGATATTCCGGACTACAACACCGCACCGCCAGGCAGCGATGTCGGGCCATTTATCATGCTGCAGGAAGGTGTAGGTCGCCTGTTTGCCATTGATAAAATGGCTGAAGGTCCGTTCCCGGAACACTACGAGCCGTTCGAAACGCCGCTGGGTACTAACCCGCTGCACCCGAACGTTATTTCTAACCCGGCCGCCCGTATCTTTAAAGGCGATGCAGACGCGTTAGGAAAAGCGGATAAGTTCCCGTATGTCGGCACCACGTATCGCCTGACCGAGCATTTCCACTACTGGACCAAGCACGCATTGCTTAACGCTATTGCGCAGCCGGAACAGTTCGTGGAGATCGGCGAAAAACTGGCAGGCAAGCTGGGCATCACACAGGGCGACACCGTGCGCGTCTCCTCCAACCGTGGCTATATCAAAGCCAAGGCGGTGGTGACGAAACGTATTCGTACCCTGAACGTGAACGGTCAGCAGGTCGACACCATCGGCATCCCGATCCACTGGGGTTATCAGGGCGTGGCGAAGAAAGGCTTTATCGCCAACACGCTGACGCCGTTTGTCGGTGATGCAAACACGCAAACGCCGGAGTTTAAGGCGTTCCTGGTGAACGTGGAAAAGGTGTAA
- a CDS encoding YdgH/BhsA/McbA family protein — protein MKNIKTFVAVIALSASFGSFAAETLSVTASTLSGAEAQIAAKAEQAGASSYKITEARAGNQIHMTAELTK, from the coding sequence ATGAAAAACATCAAAACTTTCGTTGCAGTTATCGCGCTTTCCGCTTCATTTGGTTCTTTCGCTGCTGAGACCCTGTCGGTCACCGCCAGCACCCTGTCCGGTGCAGAAGCGCAAATCGCCGCGAAAGCAGAACAGGCTGGTGCATCGTCTTACAAAATCACCGAAGCCCGCGCTGGTAACCAGATCCACATGACTGCCGAACTGACTAAATAA
- a CDS encoding PTS fructose transporter subunit IIA: protein MAHLTADCINLDISGNSAYSVLKQLADMAEKQGVITDRNAFLQTLLLREKMHSTGFGAGIAVPHGKSACVKQPFVLFARKAQGVDWQASDDEPVHCWICLGVPQAGEEDQVKMIGTLCRKLIHADFIAQLKRGDMDDILSLLNQTLSE from the coding sequence ATGGCGCACCTCACCGCAGACTGCATCAACCTCGACATCAGCGGCAACAGCGCCTATTCGGTGCTGAAACAGCTGGCGGATATGGCGGAAAAACAGGGAGTTATCACCGATCGCAACGCGTTTTTACAAACTCTCCTGCTGCGCGAAAAAATGCACTCGACGGGCTTTGGCGCGGGTATTGCGGTACCTCACGGCAAAAGCGCCTGCGTCAAACAACCGTTCGTGCTCTTTGCCCGTAAAGCACAGGGCGTTGACTGGCAGGCCAGCGATGATGAACCCGTCCACTGCTGGATTTGTCTCGGCGTGCCGCAGGCCGGGGAAGAGGACCAGGTAAAAATGATCGGCACCCTGTGCCGCAAACTCATTCATGCGGATTTTATCGCACAGCTCAAACGGGGCGATATGGACGACATCCTCTCGCTGCTTAATCAGACCCTGAGTGAATAA
- the fdhD gene encoding formate dehydrogenase accessory sulfurtransferase FdhD, translating to MVTALIGSRSVALWKREDLHHSQPDVLAEEVPVALVYNGISHVVMMASPKDLPLFALGFSLSEGIIEAPNEIYGMDVVPVCNGLEVQIELSSRRFMGLKERRRALAGRTGCGVCGVEQLNDIGKPVAPLPFTQTFDLALLDDALRHLTDFQPVGKLTGCTHAAAWLLPSGKLAGGHEDVGRHVALDKLLGRRAQEGASWLPGAALVSSRASYEMVQKSAMCGVEILFAVSAATTLAVEVAERCNLTLVGFCKPGRATIYTHPQRLKGL from the coding sequence ATTGTGACTGCTCTCATCGGATCCCGTTCCGTCGCGCTGTGGAAGCGTGAGGATTTGCATCATTCGCAGCCTGACGTACTGGCAGAAGAGGTGCCTGTCGCGCTGGTTTACAACGGCATCTCCCACGTGGTGATGATGGCCTCGCCTAAAGATCTGCCGCTATTTGCCCTCGGTTTTTCGTTGTCAGAAGGGATTATTGAAGCGCCGAACGAGATCTATGGCATGGACGTCGTGCCGGTATGCAACGGCCTGGAAGTGCAAATCGAACTCTCCAGCCGCCGTTTTATGGGGCTGAAGGAGCGCCGTCGGGCGCTGGCCGGACGCACTGGCTGCGGCGTGTGCGGCGTGGAGCAGCTTAATGACATCGGCAAGCCGGTCGCGCCGCTGCCGTTTACCCAGACTTTTGATCTGGCTCTGCTGGATGACGCCCTGCGCCATCTGACGGATTTCCAGCCGGTGGGCAAACTTACCGGCTGCACGCACGCGGCGGCCTGGCTATTGCCGTCCGGCAAGCTGGCGGGCGGGCATGAAGATGTGGGCCGTCATGTGGCGCTGGATAAACTGCTCGGGCGTCGGGCGCAGGAAGGCGCAAGCTGGCTACCGGGCGCGGCGCTGGTCTCCAGTCGTGCCAGCTATGAGATGGTGCAGAAATCCGCCATGTGCGGCGTTGAGATCCTCTTTGCCGTTTCCGCCGCGACGACCCTGGCGGTTGAAGTCGCGGAACGCTGCAACCTGACGCTGGTGGGGTTTTGCAAACCTGGCCGGGCAACGATTTATACCCATCCGCAGCGCTTAAAAGGCCTCTGA
- a CDS encoding carbohydrate porin encodes MKKTVLAVAIGLSMVAGSGWAKTSTSSIEQRLQQLEERLVAAENRAAAAESQVQQLKTQQAAEISELKAAQGNTPVNGQQPAEEVKNNAATPNLVLSGYGDIKVYGDVEFNMDAESKHGLVAMTNANVNDPTNEQWDLNGRILVGFDGMRKMDNGYFAGFSAQPLADMTGSMDLDDAVFFFGQENDWQVRVGRFEAFDMFPLNQDTFVEHSGNTANDLYDDTSGYIYMMKEGRGRSDAGGNFMMSKQIDNWYFELNTLLEDGTSLYNDDGDGRLYHGREMEQQKNVAYLRPVVAWSKDELTFAAAVETNVVNNAYGYTNNQGEFVDQSDRTGYGLRMAWDGLKTDPENGVVVNLTSAYMDATDEQDFSAGINALWRRFELGYVYAHNKITDYDGVIGDNDNFVLDEGTYDIHTIFASYQIPNVMNMKNFNIYLGTYYSILDSDTVDNSSNNDDDRYGARVRFKYYF; translated from the coding sequence ATGAAGAAAACCGTCCTCGCAGTGGCTATAGGATTAAGTATGGTTGCGGGTTCCGGCTGGGCGAAAACCAGCACCAGCAGTATCGAACAACGTCTACAGCAGCTCGAAGAACGCCTGGTGGCAGCGGAAAACCGTGCGGCGGCAGCAGAAAGTCAGGTTCAGCAGTTAAAAACGCAGCAGGCGGCAGAAATCAGCGAGCTTAAAGCCGCACAGGGCAACACGCCGGTGAACGGTCAGCAACCGGCGGAGGAGGTGAAAAACAATGCCGCCACGCCGAACCTGGTGCTGTCCGGCTACGGCGACATCAAGGTTTACGGCGATGTGGAATTTAACATGGACGCTGAAAGTAAGCATGGCCTGGTGGCGATGACCAATGCCAACGTCAACGATCCCACGAATGAGCAATGGGACCTGAACGGTCGTATTCTGGTGGGTTTTGACGGCATGCGGAAAATGGATAACGGCTATTTCGCCGGTTTCTCCGCGCAGCCGCTGGCGGATATGACCGGCTCAATGGATCTCGATGACGCCGTATTCTTCTTTGGTCAGGAGAATGACTGGCAGGTGCGGGTCGGACGCTTCGAAGCTTTCGACATGTTCCCGCTCAATCAGGATACTTTTGTTGAGCATTCCGGTAATACCGCCAACGACCTCTACGACGACACCAGCGGCTACATCTATATGATGAAAGAGGGCCGTGGACGTTCCGATGCGGGCGGTAACTTTATGATGAGTAAGCAGATCGACAACTGGTATTTCGAGCTGAACACGCTACTGGAAGATGGCACGTCGCTGTATAACGATGATGGCGATGGCAGGCTCTATCATGGCCGCGAAATGGAGCAGCAGAAAAACGTCGCCTATCTGCGTCCGGTAGTTGCCTGGTCGAAAGATGAATTAACCTTTGCCGCGGCGGTGGAAACCAACGTAGTGAATAACGCCTACGGGTACACCAATAATCAGGGTGAATTTGTCGATCAGTCTGACCGTACCGGTTATGGTCTGCGCATGGCCTGGGACGGGCTGAAAACCGATCCCGAAAACGGCGTAGTAGTGAACCTGACCAGCGCCTATATGGATGCGACGGACGAACAGGACTTCAGCGCCGGGATCAACGCCCTGTGGCGGCGCTTCGAGCTGGGTTATGTCTATGCTCATAACAAAATCACCGATTATGACGGCGTGATCGGCGATAATGACAACTTTGTCCTTGATGAAGGCACTTACGATATTCACACCATCTTCGCGTCGTATCAGATCCCGAACGTGATGAATATGAAAAACTTTAATATCTATCTCGGCACCTACTACTCCATTCTGGACAGCGATACCGTGGATAACAGCAGCAACAACGACGACGATCGTTACGGCGCGCGCGTTCGCTTCAAATACTACTTCTGA
- a CDS encoding PTS fructose-like transporter subunit IIBC, with amino-acid sequence METSLRLVAITNCPAGIAHTYMVAEALEQKARALGYSIQVETQGASGVENRLSDEAIRTADYVILATGRGLSADDCARFAGKRVYQIPISQALKNIDQIFTHLPTHSQLFAADSAVKLGKQQVQQGSVMSHLMAGVSAALPFVIGGGILVALANMLVQMGLPYTDMAKGAPSFTWVVESIGYLGFTFMIPIMGAYIAASIADKPAFAPAFLVCYLANDKALLGTQSGAGFLGAVVLGLAIGYFVLWFRKVKLGKALQPLLGSMLIPFVTLLVFGVLTYYVVGPVMSDIMGGLLHFLNTIPPSMKLGAAFLVGAMLAFDMGGPINKTAWFFCFSLLEKHIYDWYAIVGVVALMPPVAAGIATYLAPKLFTAQEKAAASSAIVVGATVATEPAIPYALAAPLPMITANTLSGGITGMLVIGFGLQRLAPGLGVFDPLIGLMSPAGSFYLVLGCGLMMNIVLIIVLKGWWLKRKAAQQEAAHEH; translated from the coding sequence ATGGAGACATCGTTACGCCTGGTGGCGATCACCAACTGCCCCGCCGGGATCGCGCATACCTATATGGTGGCCGAGGCGCTGGAGCAGAAAGCCCGCGCCCTCGGGTACAGCATACAGGTGGAAACGCAGGGGGCCAGCGGCGTGGAAAATCGCCTCAGCGATGAAGCGATACGCACGGCGGATTACGTCATTCTTGCCACCGGGCGCGGTCTGAGCGCCGACGATTGCGCACGCTTTGCGGGCAAACGCGTGTATCAGATCCCCATCTCGCAGGCGCTGAAAAATATCGACCAGATTTTTACCCATTTACCGACGCACTCACAGCTTTTCGCCGCCGATAGCGCCGTGAAGCTCGGTAAACAACAGGTGCAACAGGGCAGCGTGATGAGCCACCTGATGGCGGGCGTTTCCGCCGCGCTGCCGTTTGTGATTGGCGGCGGTATTCTGGTCGCTCTTGCCAATATGCTGGTGCAGATGGGGCTGCCCTATACCGATATGGCGAAAGGCGCGCCCTCTTTTACCTGGGTGGTGGAGTCCATCGGCTATCTCGGTTTTACTTTTATGATCCCGATAATGGGCGCGTATATCGCCGCGTCCATTGCCGACAAACCCGCCTTTGCGCCCGCATTTCTGGTGTGTTACCTGGCGAATGATAAGGCCCTGCTGGGCACGCAATCCGGCGCGGGTTTTCTTGGCGCGGTGGTGCTCGGACTGGCAATAGGTTACTTCGTGCTGTGGTTTCGCAAAGTTAAACTCGGTAAAGCATTGCAGCCGCTGCTCGGCTCGATGCTCATCCCTTTCGTCACGCTGCTGGTTTTCGGCGTGCTGACCTATTACGTGGTCGGCCCGGTGATGTCCGACATCATGGGCGGCCTGCTGCATTTCCTGAATACTATTCCGCCGTCGATGAAGCTCGGCGCGGCCTTTCTGGTGGGCGCGATGCTGGCCTTCGACATGGGCGGCCCGATCAACAAAACCGCGTGGTTCTTCTGCTTTTCGCTGCTGGAAAAACACATTTACGACTGGTACGCCATTGTCGGCGTGGTGGCGCTGATGCCGCCCGTTGCGGCTGGCATTGCCACTTATCTGGCTCCCAAACTGTTTACTGCGCAGGAGAAAGCTGCCGCCAGTAGCGCCATCGTGGTGGGCGCAACCGTCGCCACGGAACCCGCCATTCCCTATGCGCTGGCCGCGCCGCTGCCGATGATCACCGCCAATACGCTCTCCGGTGGCATTACCGGCATGCTGGTGATCGGCTTCGGCCTGCAACGCCTCGCGCCGGGGCTGGGGGTTTTTGATCCGCTGATTGGCCTGATGTCACCGGCGGGCTCCTTTTATCTGGTGCTGGGATGCGGCCTGATGATGAATATCGTGCTGATTATTGTCCTGAAAGGATGGTGGTTGAAACGCAAAGCCGCACAACAGGAGGCGGCCCATGAACACTGA
- a CDS encoding aminopeptidase: MNTELLKSLCEASAVSGDEQEVRQLLLAALAPHVDEITFDGLGSVIARKGTRGPKIAVVGHMDEVGLMVTHISEQGFIRFDTIGSWWSQSMLNHRVTVRTRNGQKIPGVIGSVAPHALSEKQKQQPLTFDEMFIDIGAASGDEVKRRGVAIGDFICPEANFARWGDDKIVGKALDNRAGCALMAELLSGVVNPDITLYGVGSVEEEVGLRGAQTSAERIRPDMVIVLDTAVAGDVPGIDSIKYPLRLGDGPAMMLFDKRYFPNQKLVNMVKARAVHSDTPLQCCTMKTGATDGGRYNVMGGGRPVVALCLPTRYLHATSGMISARDYAATLTLVRDLLLSLNAENVRALADFH; encoded by the coding sequence ATGAACACTGAATTACTGAAAAGCCTGTGTGAAGCCAGCGCGGTCAGCGGCGATGAGCAGGAAGTGCGGCAGCTGCTGCTCGCCGCGCTGGCGCCTCACGTCGATGAAATCACGTTTGACGGGCTGGGCAGCGTGATTGCCCGCAAAGGCACGCGCGGGCCAAAGATCGCCGTGGTCGGCCATATGGATGAGGTCGGCTTGATGGTGACGCACATCAGCGAACAGGGATTTATCCGCTTCGACACCATCGGCAGCTGGTGGAGCCAGTCGATGCTCAATCATCGCGTCACTGTCCGTACCCGCAACGGGCAGAAAATCCCAGGCGTGATCGGCTCCGTTGCGCCCCACGCGCTGTCGGAAAAACAAAAACAGCAGCCGTTAACCTTTGATGAAATGTTCATTGATATTGGGGCAGCAAGCGGTGATGAGGTAAAACGCCGCGGCGTTGCCATTGGCGATTTTATCTGCCCGGAGGCGAATTTTGCCCGCTGGGGCGACGACAAAATCGTCGGCAAAGCGCTGGATAATCGCGCGGGCTGCGCGCTGATGGCGGAACTGCTGAGCGGCGTGGTGAACCCGGACATCACGCTGTACGGCGTCGGCAGCGTCGAAGAAGAAGTCGGCCTGCGCGGGGCGCAAACCTCAGCGGAGCGTATCAGGCCGGATATGGTGATCGTCCTCGATACCGCCGTGGCGGGGGATGTGCCGGGGATCGACAGCATAAAATATCCACTGCGGCTGGGGGATGGCCCGGCGATGATGCTGTTCGATAAGCGCTATTTCCCGAATCAGAAGCTGGTGAACATGGTCAAGGCGCGCGCTGTCCACAGCGACACGCCGCTGCAGTGCTGCACCATGAAAACCGGGGCGACGGACGGCGGCCGTTATAACGTCATGGGCGGTGGGCGGCCCGTGGTGGCGCTCTGCCTGCCGACCCGTTATCTGCATGCCACCAGCGGCATGATCTCCGCCCGGGATTATGCCGCCACGCTGACGCTGGTGCGCGATCTGCTGTTATCACTTAATGCAGAGAACGTCCGCGCGCTGGCGGATTTTCACTGA
- a CDS encoding putative frv operon regulatory protein, whose amino-acid sequence MLNERQLAVLEHLENQPLTLAELARRAGVSTRTLLRDVDYLNLTLSGKARITAGGNATWQLEIFDRASYFRLLQRHDNDDRLLAILLLNAFTTRRRLAEALNLPETWIGDKLARLKQRYEKRFTIAARPGAGYFIAEPEMTRVLILACLLKKDPGLLALHGRCPATGEAVALAGYPDIPRDYLHGVILAVYALRHRLDAPPSVSVSDALAACVAGMGLSLRPPALQTLTAILDTLQSRAQKLTPQRIAALLEQVRDNYPPAIIDATLIDNLTGHVVRCAATPVWLAESRQTNLNNLKAAWPAAFDMSIRFIALLRDQLDVQVFDSDLIGLYFACSLERNQTEHQPVILLSDQNAIATINKMAIEREVLNCRVTIARSLRELQELMLTLSPVCIINNSHFRPDERLTQCLTIKNMIDPAGIAHIKDAVATAFIRQNLTRLFPAQGSFHYANTPAQRWDEIMQAVCDQLRAAALISKDEAVRLCEREQEGENLIVNQLAIPHCWSDDRAAFCGYFITLAHPVIINHEPVAHMLMACASATARQELKIFSFLASVMHRYPAQRIAALAGYDDFMALLQA is encoded by the coding sequence ATGCTCAATGAACGCCAGCTTGCCGTGCTGGAACATCTGGAAAACCAGCCGCTGACCCTGGCAGAGCTGGCGCGCCGGGCGGGCGTCTCGACGCGCACTCTGTTACGGGATGTGGATTATCTTAACCTGACCCTGAGCGGCAAAGCGCGTATCACGGCCGGCGGTAACGCTACCTGGCAGCTGGAAATTTTCGATCGCGCCAGCTATTTCCGGCTGTTGCAGCGTCACGACAACGACGATCGTCTGCTGGCGATATTACTGCTCAACGCCTTTACCACCCGCCGCAGGCTGGCGGAAGCGCTGAACCTGCCGGAAACCTGGATCGGCGATAAGCTGGCACGTCTGAAACAGCGCTATGAAAAGCGCTTCACGATTGCCGCACGTCCCGGCGCGGGCTATTTCATTGCCGAGCCGGAAATGACGCGCGTGCTTATTCTCGCCTGCCTGCTGAAAAAAGATCCGGGGCTGCTGGCACTGCATGGCCGTTGTCCTGCGACGGGTGAGGCGGTTGCCCTTGCCGGTTATCCGGATATTCCCCGCGATTATCTGCACGGGGTGATCCTGGCGGTATATGCCCTGCGCCACCGCCTCGATGCTCCGCCGTCGGTTAGCGTCAGCGACGCGCTCGCCGCCTGCGTCGCGGGCATGGGCCTGTCGCTGCGCCCGCCTGCGCTGCAAACCCTGACCGCCATTCTTGATACGCTGCAATCCCGCGCCCAAAAACTCACCCCGCAGCGCATCGCGGCCTTGCTGGAGCAGGTGCGCGATAATTATCCGCCAGCCATTATCGATGCCACGCTGATAGATAATCTGACCGGGCATGTCGTTCGCTGCGCGGCCACGCCGGTATGGCTGGCGGAAAGCCGCCAGACCAACCTGAATAATCTCAAAGCCGCGTGGCCCGCCGCCTTTGATATGAGCATTCGCTTTATCGCGCTGTTGCGTGACCAGTTGGACGTGCAGGTGTTCGACAGCGATCTCATCGGCCTCTATTTTGCCTGTAGCCTCGAACGTAATCAGACCGAACACCAGCCGGTGATCCTGTTATCCGATCAGAATGCGATTGCCACCATTAATAAAATGGCCATCGAGCGCGAAGTGCTGAACTGCCGGGTGACGATTGCCCGTAGCCTGCGGGAATTACAAGAACTGATGCTGACGCTGTCACCGGTATGCATCATTAATAACAGCCACTTCCGCCCGGACGAACGCCTTACACAATGTCTGACCATCAAAAACATGATCGATCCTGCGGGGATTGCGCACATTAAAGATGCAGTGGCGACAGCGTTTATCCGGCAGAACCTCACCCGGCTTTTTCCGGCGCAGGGCAGTTTTCATTATGCGAATACTCCCGCGCAGCGCTGGGATGAGATCATGCAGGCCGTATGCGACCAGCTCCGTGCGGCGGCGTTGATCAGCAAAGATGAGGCGGTGCGGCTGTGTGAACGTGAACAGGAAGGCGAGAATTTGATCGTCAATCAGCTCGCCATTCCCCATTGCTGGAGCGACGATCGGGCGGCATTTTGCGGCTATTTTATTACGCTGGCCCATCCGGTCATCATAAATCATGAGCCCGTGGCGCATATGCTGATGGCCTGCGCGAGTGCAACGGCACGGCAGGAGCTAAAAATATTCAGTTTTCTGGCGAGCGTGATGCATCGATATCCGGCGCAGCGGATCGCAGCATTAGCGGGTTATGACGATTTTATGGCGTTGTTGCAGGCGTAA